CGTCGTTGACCATGGTTGCTCCGGTTGTGATTGCGGGCGGCGACGGCGCGCGGTATGGACCGCGCCGCAAAACAGGTTTCGGGATTTCTATGACCACCTTCGACGATCGCGAAAAGGGCTTCGAGCGCAAGTTCGCCCTCGACGCCGAACAGGAATTCAAAGCCACCGCCCGGCGCAACCGGATGCTGGGTGAATGGGCCGCCGGCCTGATGGGCCTGGAGTCGCCGGAAGAGTACGTCCGCGCCGTCATCAAGTCCGACTTCGAGCTGCCGGGCGACGAGGACGTGCTGCGCAAGGTGGCGGGCGACCTGAAGGGGTCTGGCCTCGACACCACCGAGGGCGACGTGCGCATGAAGATGGACGAGCTGCTGGCCCAGGCCCGCGAGCAGATCAAGAACGGCTAGGCTTCGTCGTTCGCGACGCGCCCGAGCGGCCGCCTGAGCGCAAGCTGAGGCGGCCGTTTTGCGTTTGATATCCCCATTCCTGTCATCCTCCGGCCGCGCAGCGGACCGGGGGACCCAGCGGGGCTCTGGATTGACTCCTGGCAATCTTCACGGGGACAGTTGGGTCCCCCGGCTCCCGCTTCGCGGGCCCGGAGGATGACAGGAGAGGGGGGGGAAGCAGGACGGCAGCGGACCGCTTGTCGGCGGCCTCTAGTCCTGCTGAGCGAGCCCGAGCGGCCGCCGGAGCGCAAGCCAGGCGGCTGTCTTGTGTTCGAAGGGCAGTGAGGCGTGGGCCGAGCTGGAGGAGGGCAGGGCGATTCGCTCGATGTCCGGGCTGGC
The nucleotide sequence above comes from Caulobacter sp. NIBR1757. Encoded proteins:
- a CDS encoding DUF1476 domain-containing protein, whose protein sequence is MTTFDDREKGFERKFALDAEQEFKATARRNRMLGEWAAGLMGLESPEEYVRAVIKSDFELPGDEDVLRKVAGDLKGSGLDTTEGDVRMKMDELLAQAREQIKNG